A region from the Corallococcus caeni genome encodes:
- a CDS encoding nicotinate phosphoribosyltransferase, giving the protein MAPALLTDLYELTMVDAYLAEGLNEEAAFSLFVRRLPARRNFLLACGLEQALTYLETLRFSPADLSWLESLGRFSRQLLDWLEHFRFTGDVHAVPEGTPVFGQEPLLEVVGPLPEAQLVETYLINQVHLQTLAASKAARVVEAARGRPVVDFGVRRMHGEDAGLKVVRAEHVAGVSATSNLQAAQRYGIPVAGTLAHSYIQAHDDELAAFRAYVHRFPETTLLVDTYDTLEGVRKVVALANELGSDFHVRAVRLDSGDLLSLSQQTRALLDAAGLERVRILASGGLDEDEVAQLLAHQAPIDAFGVGTAMGVSDDAPALDMAYKLVEYAGRGRLKLSSGKVLLPGRKQVFREEQDGVARRDVLACHDEALPGHPLLRRVMDDGRRLEGASPPLAVLQAHAREALARLPLEVRRLEPARPPYPVEVSAALSAAKEQVVAGLRERLAVSRAHP; this is encoded by the coding sequence GCGCCGGCACTCCTCACGGACCTCTATGAGCTCACGATGGTGGACGCCTACCTGGCCGAGGGGCTCAACGAGGAGGCAGCGTTCAGCCTCTTCGTCCGCCGGCTGCCCGCGCGCCGCAACTTCCTGCTGGCGTGCGGCCTGGAGCAGGCCCTCACCTACCTGGAGACGCTCCGCTTCTCCCCAGCCGACCTCTCCTGGCTGGAGTCGCTGGGGCGCTTCTCCCGGCAGCTGCTGGACTGGCTGGAGCACTTCCGCTTCACGGGGGACGTCCACGCCGTGCCCGAGGGCACCCCTGTCTTCGGCCAGGAGCCGCTGCTGGAGGTGGTGGGGCCCCTGCCCGAAGCGCAGCTCGTGGAGACGTATCTCATCAACCAGGTGCATCTCCAGACGCTGGCGGCCTCCAAGGCGGCGCGGGTGGTGGAGGCCGCGCGAGGCCGGCCCGTGGTGGACTTCGGCGTGCGGCGCATGCACGGCGAGGACGCGGGGCTCAAGGTGGTGCGCGCCGAGCATGTCGCCGGGGTGAGCGCCACGTCCAACCTCCAGGCCGCCCAGCGCTACGGCATCCCCGTGGCGGGCACCCTGGCGCACAGCTACATCCAGGCGCACGACGACGAGCTTGCCGCCTTCCGCGCGTACGTCCATCGGTTCCCGGAGACGACGCTGCTGGTGGACACGTACGACACGCTCGAGGGCGTGCGGAAGGTGGTGGCGCTCGCGAATGAGCTCGGGTCGGACTTCCACGTGCGCGCGGTGCGGCTGGATTCGGGAGACCTGTTGTCGCTCTCGCAGCAGACCCGCGCGCTGCTGGACGCCGCGGGCCTGGAGCGCGTGCGGATCCTCGCGAGCGGCGGGCTGGACGAGGACGAGGTGGCACAGCTGCTCGCGCATCAGGCGCCCATCGACGCCTTCGGCGTGGGCACGGCCATGGGCGTGTCCGACGACGCGCCCGCGCTGGACATGGCCTACAAGCTGGTGGAGTACGCGGGCCGGGGGCGGCTCAAGCTGTCATCGGGCAAGGTGCTGCTGCCCGGACGCAAGCAGGTGTTCCGCGAGGAGCAGGACGGCGTGGCGAGGCGGGACGTGCTCGCGTGCCATGACGAGGCGCTGCCCGGACATCCCCTGCTGCGGCGGGTGATGGACGACGGCCGGCGGCTGGAGGGCGCCTCTCCACCGCTCGCGGTACTCCAGGCGCATGCGCGAGAGGCGCTGGCGCGGCTGCCCCTGGAAGTGCGGCGGCTGGAGCCGGCACGGCCTCCCTATCCGGTGGAAGTGAGCGCCGCGCTGAGCGCCGCGAAGGAGCAGGTGGTCGCCGGGTTGCGCGAGCGGCTGGCCGTCTCTCGCGCTCACCCGTGA
- a CDS encoding polysaccharide deacetylase family protein, which produces MLLSSPSLRTARAIGLSLFVMAFVMALSCQGSAPSAPEEALEEKSRLVLEPGQLVVSITFDDARASQVNAAPLLEARGMRGTFFVSSGRLGIPGYLTVDQIRRFQAAGHEVGGHTMSHVQLPTLDVDSQRRQVCDDRVALVNAGLRVTSFAYPSGARDATTEQVVIDCNYNSARESGGLRTPDSCSGCPYAETVPPQDAFAIRNHGSIQRTQTLSDLQGLVLRAESAGGGWLPIAFHEICPGPCPTSETYGINVSTFTAFLDWLAARASRGTFVRTVDQVIGGAVKPPVNGPPLPDAGTPPPTQLLRNPSLETDSNGDGTPDCWQRGGYGVNAFTWARTSDAHSGSWAQRLNLTSYSSGDRKLISLEDLGACAPALTTGHRYRVSAWYKATAAPLFKAYYRNASGGWVWWAQSALLPTRGTYGYAEWTTPAAPSAGLGLSVGLALERVGTLTMDDFRLEDLGPSPLAPLEPEPPSAQ; this is translated from the coding sequence ATGCTCCTCTCCTCCCCCTCCCTCCGGACGGCCCGCGCGATCGGGTTGTCATTGTTCGTGATGGCTTTCGTGATGGCGCTCTCGTGCCAGGGCTCCGCGCCCTCCGCGCCCGAAGAGGCCCTGGAGGAGAAGTCGCGCCTCGTCCTGGAGCCCGGGCAGCTCGTCGTCTCCATCACCTTCGATGATGCGAGGGCCAGTCAGGTCAACGCGGCGCCCCTGCTGGAGGCGCGCGGCATGCGCGGGACCTTCTTCGTCAGCAGCGGGCGGCTCGGCATCCCAGGCTACCTGACGGTCGATCAGATCCGTCGGTTCCAGGCCGCCGGACATGAGGTGGGCGGCCACACGATGTCGCATGTCCAGCTCCCCACGCTGGACGTGGACTCGCAGCGGCGCCAGGTGTGTGACGACCGCGTCGCCCTGGTCAACGCGGGGCTGCGGGTGACGTCGTTCGCCTACCCGTCCGGAGCCCGGGACGCGACCACCGAGCAGGTCGTCATCGACTGCAACTACAACTCCGCGCGGGAGTCTGGCGGCCTGCGGACGCCGGACAGCTGCTCGGGTTGCCCGTACGCGGAGACCGTTCCGCCGCAGGACGCCTTCGCCATCCGCAACCACGGCTCCATCCAGAGAACCCAGACGCTGTCGGACCTGCAGGGGCTGGTGCTGCGCGCCGAGTCCGCCGGAGGTGGCTGGTTGCCCATCGCCTTCCACGAAATCTGCCCGGGGCCGTGCCCCACCTCCGAGACCTACGGCATCAACGTGTCCACCTTCACGGCCTTCCTGGACTGGCTCGCGGCGCGCGCCTCGCGAGGCACGTTCGTGCGCACGGTGGATCAGGTCATCGGAGGCGCGGTGAAGCCGCCCGTCAACGGGCCGCCGCTGCCCGACGCGGGCACGCCTCCTCCCACGCAGCTATTGAGGAATCCGTCCCTGGAGACGGACAGCAACGGAGACGGGACGCCGGACTGCTGGCAGCGCGGCGGCTACGGCGTCAACGCCTTCACGTGGGCGCGGACCTCGGACGCGCATTCGGGGAGCTGGGCCCAGCGCTTGAACCTCACCAGCTACTCCAGCGGAGACCGCAAGCTCATCTCGCTGGAGGACCTTGGAGCGTGCGCGCCGGCGCTCACCACGGGCCACCGCTACAGGGTGTCCGCCTGGTACAAGGCCACCGCCGCGCCCCTGTTCAAGGCGTACTACCGCAACGCCTCCGGCGGCTGGGTGTGGTGGGCCCAGAGCGCCCTGCTGCCCACGCGCGGCACCTACGGCTACGCCGAGTGGACGACGCCCGCCGCGCCCTCCGCGGGCCTGGGCTTGAGCGTGGGGCTGGCCCTGGAGCGCGTGGGCACGCTGACGATGGATGACTTCAGGCTCGAGGACCTGGGCCCGAGCCCCCTCGCCCCGCTCGAGCCCGAACCGCCGTCGGCTCAATGA
- a CDS encoding MBL fold metallo-hydrolase → MTEPLYRLADATLVEPLVQDFQAWWMTVAPMPASLHLQAYLVPLLKAYLQTPDFHAKAAKDPMLSGSSFVGVPAERAEEVRALLQRITARQEERLKLAEAFDTFQNQLLAEAKGQSLEPLYSTLPDVLKGKVELVYDYVNRPSMRVHEGLLYRGPHHLTDIQSLRLRRLKADAERDSLLTTPRLRGPGQVDWKVPFHDERLDRLFSLDIEPRPLGWIRDVLGDAVASDAELLPLLSEAPQSLPETWTGATPRVRYVGHACVLVEWKGKSVLIDAVVPVRPEAQGPLPRISFAELPRRIDYVLITHSHPDHLDIETLLRLRQRIGTLVVPRSSGALAGDYSPRLLARSLGFRDVLEPYFYESLPLPDGEIIAAPFMGEHGDVAHAKTAWIVRTGPERLFFAADSMCVDETTYRDLRATVGDLHTVFMNTEIEGAPHTWMLEGFFPKKRDRKLEKNRRCRGSNCAEGLRLLELVGAKRLFNYAMGLEPWMEHIIGPAATPETPRMKESERLLAAARERGLQAERLQGAQEVHLRA, encoded by the coding sequence ATGACCGAACCTCTTTATCGACTCGCGGACGCCACCCTCGTCGAGCCCCTCGTCCAGGACTTCCAGGCGTGGTGGATGACGGTGGCCCCCATGCCCGCGAGCCTGCACCTGCAGGCGTACCTGGTGCCACTGCTGAAGGCCTATCTGCAGACGCCGGACTTCCACGCGAAGGCGGCGAAGGACCCCATGCTCAGCGGCAGCTCGTTCGTCGGGGTGCCGGCGGAGCGCGCGGAGGAGGTGCGCGCGCTGCTGCAACGGATCACCGCCCGGCAGGAGGAGCGGCTGAAGCTGGCGGAGGCGTTCGACACGTTCCAGAACCAGCTGCTGGCGGAGGCCAAGGGGCAGTCGCTGGAGCCGCTGTATTCGACGCTGCCGGACGTGCTCAAGGGCAAGGTGGAGCTGGTCTACGACTACGTCAACCGCCCGTCGATGCGCGTGCACGAGGGCCTGCTGTACCGTGGGCCCCATCACCTGACGGACATCCAGTCCCTGCGGCTGCGCCGCCTCAAGGCGGACGCGGAGCGCGACTCGCTGCTCACCACGCCTCGCCTGCGCGGTCCCGGGCAGGTGGACTGGAAGGTGCCCTTCCACGACGAGCGGCTGGACCGCCTCTTCAGCCTGGACATCGAGCCCCGGCCGCTCGGGTGGATCCGCGACGTGCTGGGTGACGCGGTGGCGTCCGACGCGGAGCTGCTGCCGCTGTTGAGCGAGGCCCCCCAGTCCCTGCCGGAGACGTGGACCGGCGCCACCCCGCGCGTGCGCTACGTGGGGCACGCCTGCGTGCTGGTGGAGTGGAAGGGCAAGTCGGTCCTCATCGACGCGGTGGTGCCCGTGCGTCCGGAGGCGCAGGGCCCGCTGCCGCGCATCTCCTTCGCGGAGCTGCCCCGCCGCATCGACTACGTCCTCATCACCCACAGCCATCCGGACCACCTGGACATCGAGACGCTCCTGCGGCTGCGGCAGCGCATCGGCACGCTGGTGGTGCCGCGCTCCAGCGGGGCGCTGGCGGGGGACTACTCGCCCCGGCTGCTGGCGCGCTCGCTCGGGTTCCGCGACGTGCTGGAGCCCTACTTCTACGAATCCCTGCCCCTGCCGGACGGGGAGATCATCGCCGCGCCCTTCATGGGTGAGCACGGCGACGTGGCCCACGCGAAGACGGCCTGGATCGTCCGCACCGGTCCGGAGCGCCTGTTCTTCGCCGCCGACTCCATGTGCGTGGACGAGACGACCTACCGCGACCTGCGCGCCACGGTGGGCGACCTGCACACGGTCTTCATGAACACGGAGATCGAAGGCGCCCCGCACACCTGGATGCTGGAGGGCTTCTTCCCCAAGAAGCGCGACCGCAAGCTGGAGAAGAACCGCCGGTGCCGCGGCAGCAACTGCGCCGAGGGGCTGCGCCTGCTGGAGCTCGTGGGCGCGAAGCGCCTGTTCAACTACGCCATGGGCCTGGAGCCCTGGATGGAACACATCATCGGGCCCGCCGCGACCCCGGAGACGCCCCGGATGAAGGAATCCGAGCGGCTCCTCGCCGCCGCGCGCGAGCGTGGCCTCCAAGCGGAGCGGCTCCAGGGGGCGCAGGAAGTCCACCTGCGCGCCTGA